From a region of the Helianthus annuus cultivar XRQ/B chromosome 5, HanXRQr2.0-SUNRISE, whole genome shotgun sequence genome:
- the LOC110941967 gene encoding NAP1-related protein 2: protein MVADKGKKPKLGDKIEEGADPIDADILKSIEKLQEVQDELEKINEEASDKVLEVEQKYNKVRKPVYDKRSDIIKSIPNFWLTAFLLHPALSDLLNEEDRKIFKHLTSLEVEEMKDVKSGYSITFNFSSNPYFEDTKLTKTITFLDEVSTKVTATPIKWKEGMGLSNGVSHEKNGKKRPHEDDSFFSWFSGTYQKGDMMMDAIHGEFAEMIKENLWVNPLLHFNNDADEEDFGDEDDEEDIGTDNSEEDEDEDQEN, encoded by the exons ATGGTGGCAGACAAGGGTAAGAAGCCCAAGCTCGGAGACAAAATCGAAGAGGGTGCTGACCCAATTGACGCTGACATTCTTAAATCCATCGAAAAGTTGCAGGAGGTTCAAGATGAACTCGAAAAG ATCAATGAGGAGGCAAGTGATAAAGTATTGGAAGTCGAGCAGAAATATAACAAGGTGCGGAAGCCTGTGTACGATAAGCGGAGTGATATCATTAAGTCGATTCCTAACTTTTGGTTAACCGCT TTTTTGCTTCACCCTGCTCTTTCTGATCTTTTGAACGAAGAAGACCGAAAG ATATTCAAGCATCTGACGTCTCTTGAAGTTGAAGAAATGAAAGATGTGAAGTCGGGTTACTCTATTACGTTT AACTTCAGTTCCAACCCGTACTTTGAGGATACGAAGCTCACGAAAACTATCACGTTTCTTGATGAGGTATCTACAAAAGTTACCGCTACACCGATCAAGTGGAAAGAGGGCATG GGACTCTCAAATGGAGTTTCACATGAAAAGAATGGAAAGAAAAGGCCTCATGAGGATGACAG CTTCTTCAGCTGGTTCAGTGGGACATACCAGAAAGGCGATATGATGATGGATGCAATTCACGGCGAA TTTGCGGAGATGATTAAAGAGAATCTATGGGTCAATCCCCTTTTACATTTCAACAAT GATGCTGATGAGGAGGACTTCGgtgatgaggatgatgaagag GACATTGGCACAGACAACtctgaagaagatgaagatgaggacCAAGAGAACTGA
- the LOC110939419 gene encoding protein PHYTOCHROME KINASE SUBSTRATE 3-like, with protein MENEAKLNSTDFRVASFSCYLKPRENKQSRKRFSHILRRASLCMTTKAVDKFAFPDLTAKQKQFDEKSRKKSFEPCHSETINKGDIMKNLERKMSVLTWDAIPKANDELMSIAYDDVASDASSDLFEIEIFSRSGSFAEFSSAYNSDYDEKTQAKTKTKTATRKKPQKTTYACLLGCKSQQSVKVAEPVYKPTKNLKH; from the coding sequence ATGGAGAATGAAGCTAAACTTAATTCTACAGATTTTCGCGTAGCTTCATTTTCTTGTTATCTTAAACCTCGCGAAAACAAGCAAAGCCGCAAGAGGTTTTCTCATATTTTGCGGCGTGCGAGTCTTTGCATGACCACGAAAGCGGTTGACAAGTTTGCATTCCCGGATTTGACCGCTAAACAGAAGCAGTTTGACGAGAAATCAAGAAAAAAATCTTTTGAACCGTGTCATTCTGAAACCATCAACAAAGGAGACATTATGAAAAATCTTGAAAGGAAAATGTCGGTTTTGACATGGGATGCCATTCCAAAGGCTAACGATGAGCTCATGTCAATCGCGTATGATGATGTGGCGAGTGACGCCAGCTCAGATTTGTTTGAGATAGAGATTTTCTCTAGAAGCGGATCATTTGCAGAGTTTTCATCCGCTTATAATTCGGATTACGACGAAAAGACACaagccaaaaccaaaaccaaaaccgcgACACGAAAAAAACCTCAAAAAACAACTTATGCTTGTTTGTTGGGATGCAAAAGTCAACAATCAGTCAAAGTGGCTGAACCTGTATACAAGCCTACCAAAAACTTAAAACATTAG
- the LOC110941969 gene encoding 60S ribosomal protein L34, with protein MVQRLTYRKRHSYATKSNQHRVVKTPGGKLVYQTTKKRASGPKCPVTGKRIQGIPHLRPAEYKRSRLSRNRRTVNRAYGGVLSAGAVRERIIRAFLVEEQKIVKKVLKLQKTKEKQGGKS; from the exons ATGGTGCAGCGCCTCACTTACCGGAAACGCCACAGCTATGCCACCAAATCCAATCAGCACCGGGTCGTTAAAACCCCCG GTGGAAAGTTGGTTTACCAGACCACAAAGAAGAGAGCCAGTGGTCCCAAGTGCCCTGTTACTGGCAAGAGAATTCAAGGG ATTCCTCACTTGAGGCCGGCTGAATACAAAAGGTCTAGGCTATCAAGGAACAGGAGGACCGTTAACCGTGCCTATGGTGGTGTGCTGTCCGCTGGTGCTGTGCGTGAGAG GATCATCCGAGCTTTCTTGGTAGAAGAGCAAAAGATTGTGAAGAAGGTTCTGAAGCTTCAAAAGACGAAAGAAAAGCAAGGTGGAAAGAGTTAA